A region from the Sulfitobacter sp. D7 genome encodes:
- the uvrA gene encoding excinuclease ABC subunit UvrA — protein sequence MAELKNIEVRGAREHNLKNIDVDIPRDQLVVITGLSGSGKSSLAFDTIYAEGQRRYVESLSAYARQFLDMMQKPDVDHISGLSPAISIEQKTTSKNPRSTVGTVTEIYDYLRLLFARVGTPYSPATGKPIEAQQVQDMVDRIMTMEEGTRAYLLAPIIRDRKGEYRKEFIELRKQGFQRVKVNGEFYDLDEPPTLDKKFRHDIDVVVDRIVVREGLETRLADSLRTALDLADGIAILETAPSEGEPERHTFSEKFACPVSGFTIPEIEPRLFSFNAPFGACPSCDGLGVELFFDERLVVPDQNLKIYDGALAPWRKGKSPYFKQTIEAIAKHYNFDQKTRWKDLPEKVQEVFLRGSGKEEITFRYDEGGRVYEVKRVFEGVIPNMQRRYRETDSNWVREEFERYQNNRPCGTCGGYRLRPEALAVRIGPTTGNENELLHIGKVVEMSIREAFDWCKAVPDHLTPQKNEIAKAILKEIRERLGFLNNVGLEYLTMSRSSGTLSGGESQRIRLASQIGSGLTGVLYVLDEPSIGLHQRDNDRLLDTLKNLRDQGNTVIVVEHDEEAIREADYVFDIGPGAGVHGGQVVSHGTPEQVANDPNSVTGQYLTGVREISVPAKRRKGNKKKLQVVKATGNNLQNVTVDFPLGKFVCVTGVSGGGKSTLTIETLFKTASMNLNGARQTPAPCQTIKGLEHLDKVIDIDQRPIGRTPRSNPATYTGAFTPIRDWFAGLPEAKERGYKPGRFSFNVKGGRCEACQGDGVIKIEMHFLPDVYVECETCKGARYNRETLEVRFKGKSIADVLDMTVEDAQSFFAAVPSIREKMDALMRVGLGYIKVGQQATTLSGGEAQRVKLSKELSKRSTGRTLYILDEPTTGLHFEDVRKLLEVLHELVDQGNSVVVIEHNLDVVKTADHIIDIGPEGGDGGGRVVATGTPEKVADVAESHTGKYLKPMLYKQTKVAAE from the coding sequence GAAGGGCAGCGGCGCTATGTGGAATCACTGTCGGCCTACGCGCGGCAGTTCCTTGATATGATGCAAAAACCGGATGTGGATCACATTTCCGGTCTCAGCCCCGCGATTTCAATCGAACAGAAGACCACCTCAAAGAACCCCCGATCCACCGTCGGCACAGTGACCGAGATTTACGACTATCTGCGGCTTTTGTTCGCCCGCGTCGGCACTCCCTATAGCCCGGCCACCGGCAAACCTATCGAAGCCCAGCAGGTGCAGGACATGGTCGACCGGATCATGACCATGGAAGAGGGCACGCGGGCCTATCTGCTGGCGCCGATTATTCGCGACCGCAAAGGCGAATACCGCAAAGAGTTCATAGAATTGCGCAAGCAAGGCTTTCAACGGGTCAAGGTGAACGGTGAATTCTACGATCTGGATGAGCCGCCGACGTTGGACAAGAAATTCCGCCATGACATTGATGTTGTCGTCGACCGGATCGTGGTGCGCGAAGGGCTGGAAACGCGCCTGGCGGACTCGCTGCGCACGGCGCTCGACCTTGCCGATGGCATCGCCATTCTCGAAACGGCGCCCAGTGAAGGCGAGCCCGAGCGTCATACGTTTTCGGAAAAATTTGCCTGCCCTGTCAGTGGCTTCACGATTCCCGAGATTGAGCCGCGACTGTTTTCCTTCAACGCGCCTTTTGGGGCTTGCCCCTCTTGTGATGGCCTTGGTGTCGAGCTCTTTTTTGACGAGCGTTTGGTGGTGCCGGATCAGAACCTGAAAATCTATGACGGGGCCTTGGCGCCTTGGCGTAAGGGGAAGTCCCCGTACTTTAAGCAAACCATCGAAGCCATTGCGAAACATTATAATTTTGACCAAAAGACCCGCTGGAAAGACCTGCCTGAGAAGGTGCAAGAGGTGTTCCTTCGTGGTTCCGGCAAAGAAGAGATTACCTTCCGCTATGACGAAGGCGGGCGCGTTTATGAGGTCAAGCGGGTGTTCGAGGGGGTGATCCCCAATATGCAGCGCCGCTACCGCGAAACGGACAGCAACTGGGTCCGCGAGGAGTTTGAGCGCTATCAAAACAACCGTCCCTGTGGCACCTGTGGCGGCTATCGCCTGCGGCCCGAAGCGCTTGCGGTACGCATTGGCCCCACGACTGGCAATGAGAACGAGTTGCTCCACATCGGTAAGGTGGTGGAGATGTCGATCCGTGAAGCCTTTGACTGGTGCAAGGCGGTACCAGACCATCTGACCCCGCAGAAGAATGAAATCGCGAAAGCCATTTTAAAGGAAATTCGGGAACGTCTTGGGTTTCTAAATAACGTGGGTCTTGAGTACCTTACGATGTCGCGTTCAAGTGGTACTTTAAGTGGTGGCGAGAGCCAGCGAATCCGCTTGGCAAGCCAGATTGGCTCTGGTCTGACGGGCGTGCTTTACGTGCTTGATGAACCGTCGATCGGGCTGCATCAGCGCGATAATGACCGATTGCTGGATACCTTGAAGAACCTGCGGGATCAGGGGAATACGGTGATCGTTGTAGAGCATGACGAAGAGGCCATCCGCGAGGCTGATTATGTGTTCGACATCGGGCCGGGTGCTGGGGTTCACGGCGGGCAAGTGGTAAGCCATGGCACGCCAGAACAGGTGGCGAATGATCCGAATTCTGTTACTGGTCAGTATCTTACCGGCGTTCGTGAAATCTCGGTCCCGGCGAAGCGGCGCAAGGGGAACAAGAAGAAGCTGCAGGTCGTGAAGGCCACCGGCAACAATTTGCAGAATGTGACAGTAGATTTCCCGCTGGGTAAATTCGTCTGTGTTACGGGCGTGTCGGGGGGCGGCAAATCCACCCTTACGATTGAAACCCTGTTCAAAACCGCTTCGATGAACCTGAATGGCGCGCGGCAGACACCTGCGCCTTGTCAGACCATCAAAGGGTTGGAACATCTCGACAAGGTCATCGACATTGACCAGCGGCCCATTGGGCGGACTCCGCGTTCGAACCCAGCGACTTACACCGGGGCTTTCACGCCGATCCGGGATTGGTTCGCCGGTTTGCCGGAAGCGAAAGAGCGCGGCTATAAGCCCGGGCGTTTCTCTTTCAACGTCAAAGGCGGGCGTTGCGAGGCCTGTCAGGGTGACGGGGTCATTAAGATTGAGATGCACTTCCTCCCTGATGTTTACGTGGAATGCGAGACCTGCAAAGGCGCGCGCTATAACCGCGAGACGCTGGAGGTGAGGTTCAAGGGTAAGAGCATCGCCGATGTTCTCGATATGACGGTGGAAGATGCGCAAAGCTTCTTTGCCGCCGTGCCGTCGATCCGTGAAAAGATGGATGCGCTGATGCGCGTGGGGCTGGGTTATATCAAGGTCGGACAGCAGGCCACGACCCTGTCGGGCGGTGAGGCGCAGCGGGTGAAGCTCAGCAAGGAGTTGAGCAAACGCTCCACCGGGCGCACGCTTTATATCCTTGATGAACCGACAACGGGTCTGCATTTCGAAGACGTGCGCAAACTGTTGGAAGTGCTGCACGAATTGGTCGATCAGGGCAATTCCGTGGTTGTGATTGAGCATAACCTAGATGTGGTGAAAACCGCCGATCATATTATTGATATCGGCCCTGAAGGCGGTGACGGCGGTGGCCGGGTTGTGGCTACAGGGACGCCCGAAAAGGTCGCGGACGTGGCCGAAAGCCATACCGGGAAGTACCTCAAACCGATGCTATATAAGCAGACAAAAGTGGCGGCGGAATAA
- a CDS encoding transketolase, translating to MRRLLITTILTTACATGPLAAAGTGFAPAQPAVAFDSSGPETLWLAKDDKGDKGKDKKDKKAKKKDKQEKKAEKKREKREEKAEKHKEKKAKKDKKDDKIEIKINGDKVKIKGDEVKLPKGMDRADFDERVTRFTQDRETVVTRLLNTPAPEGRDMAAILGAAALALAAPELNAAAVPEDELITYRNCPPGLAKKDPPCVPPGLAKQGVTYEQWASYSDNELDTLLEERRQPYLEADPLTERELLLLESNQIAQLYSLDAAPAGHRYALIDGQPVLLSNEDHTALLRINELARVPTIGSGVNIAPTAALTQADLINLYRLAEPEEGYNYAVLNGQVISLRDSAYETLQLIRIARAVL from the coding sequence ATGCGACGCCTGCTCATTACCACAATCCTGACCACCGCCTGCGCGACCGGCCCGCTGGCCGCCGCCGGAACCGGCTTTGCCCCGGCCCAGCCCGCGGTTGCCTTTGACAGCAGCGGCCCTGAGACGCTTTGGCTCGCCAAAGACGACAAGGGCGATAAGGGCAAAGACAAGAAAGACAAAAAGGCCAAGAAGAAGGACAAGCAGGAAAAGAAGGCCGAGAAGAAGAGAGAAAAGCGCGAGGAAAAGGCCGAGAAGCACAAAGAGAAGAAGGCCAAAAAAGACAAGAAAGACGATAAGATCGAGATCAAAATCAACGGTGATAAGGTCAAGATCAAAGGCGATGAGGTCAAACTGCCCAAGGGCATGGACCGCGCCGACTTTGATGAGCGCGTGACCCGCTTTACGCAGGACCGCGAGACTGTGGTCACCCGTCTTTTGAACACCCCGGCGCCCGAAGGGCGTGACATGGCCGCTATCCTCGGTGCGGCGGCGCTTGCCTTGGCCGCGCCTGAATTGAACGCAGCCGCCGTGCCCGAGGACGAGCTGATTACCTATCGCAACTGCCCCCCCGGTCTGGCCAAGAAAGACCCGCCCTGCGTGCCCCCCGGACTGGCAAAACAGGGCGTGACCTATGAACAATGGGCCAGCTATTCCGACAACGAGCTGGACACTCTGCTGGAAGAGCGCCGCCAACCCTATCTTGAGGCCGATCCGCTGACGGAACGCGAGTTGCTCCTACTGGAGTCCAACCAGATCGCACAGCTCTACAGCCTTGATGCCGCGCCTGCTGGTCATCGCTACGCGCTGATCGATGGCCAGCCGGTGCTGCTGAGCAACGAAGATCACACCGCCCTGCTGCGTATCAACGAATTGGCGCGGGTGCCCACCATTGGCTCAGGTGTGAACATCGCTCCGACCGCCGCGCTGACGCAGGCGGACCTCATCAATCTCTACCGTCTGGCCGAGCCGGAAGAAGGCTATAACTACGCGGTACTGAATGGGCAGGTGATTTCGCTGCGCGATAGCGCTTATGAGACGCTGCAACTGATCCGCATCGCCCGTGCCGTGTTGTAA
- the mmsB gene encoding 3-hydroxyisobutyrate dehydrogenase: MATRRLGRAAGRYRRHARPLGRQRIEVGGKFMSNLTIGFIGLGNMGGPMAANLAAAGHTVRGNDVAGTTAEGVAEAKTIAEAVGDADVVITMLPNGAILRQVAEEAVAHMAAGALLIDCSTVDVESARFAAEAAQKAGLLFVDAPVSGGIGGAQGGTLTFMAGGAEAAFEKAKPLFDIMGQKAVHCGDAGAGQAAKICNNMILGATMIATCEAFALADKLGLDRERMFDVVSTSSGYSWSMNAYCPAPGVGPQSPADNDYKPGFAAELMLKDLGLSQQAAEMANADTPMGALAKELYTRFVEEEGGKGKDFSAMLPRFEQRGWQG; encoded by the coding sequence ATGGCAACACGCCGACTGGGACGTGCCGCAGGCCGATATCGACGCCATGCTCGCCCCCTTGGGCGACAACGAATTGAAGTTGGAGGAAAATTCATGAGCAATCTTACAATCGGTTTCATCGGTCTGGGCAATATGGGCGGGCCCATGGCCGCCAATCTCGCCGCCGCTGGTCATACCGTGCGCGGCAATGACGTGGCCGGCACCACCGCCGAAGGGGTCGCCGAGGCCAAGACCATCGCCGAGGCGGTCGGGGATGCCGATGTGGTCATCACCATGCTGCCCAACGGCGCAATCCTGCGCCAAGTGGCCGAAGAAGCGGTCGCACATATGGCAGCGGGCGCGCTGCTGATCGATTGCTCCACCGTCGACGTCGAAAGCGCGCGTTTCGCGGCAGAGGCGGCGCAGAAGGCCGGATTGCTCTTTGTGGATGCCCCCGTCTCTGGCGGGATCGGCGGCGCGCAGGGCGGCACGCTCACCTTTATGGCGGGCGGCGCGGAGGCGGCCTTTGAAAAGGCCAAACCGCTGTTCGACATCATGGGTCAGAAAGCCGTTCATTGCGGTGATGCGGGCGCCGGCCAAGCGGCGAAAATCTGCAACAACATGATCCTTGGCGCCACGATGATCGCCACCTGCGAAGCCTTTGCACTGGCTGACAAACTGGGCCTTGATCGCGAACGGATGTTCGATGTGGTCAGCACGTCTTCGGGCTATTCATGGTCGATGAACGCCTATTGCCCGGCCCCCGGCGTCGGCCCCCAATCGCCTGCCGACAACGACTACAAACCGGGGTTCGCGGCAGAGCTGATGCTCAAAGATCTGGGGCTGTCCCAGCAGGCCGCGGAAATGGCCAATGCCGACACGCCGATGGGCGCGCTGGCCAAGGAACTCTACACCCGTTTCGTCGAGGAAGAAGGCGGCAAGGGCAAAGACTTCTCTGCCATGCTGCCCCGTTTTGAGCAGCGCGGCTGGCAAGGTTAA
- a CDS encoding enoyl-CoA hydratase/isomerase family protein → MSDIHIRKAGRAGRITLTRPKALNALSYDMCIAIEKAIDDWRDDPDVAVIVLDAEGEKAFCAGGDVAQLYQTGKDGDFDFARRFWADEYRLNNKLHGFPKPVISFMQGFTMGGGVGIGCHGSHRVVSESSKIAMPECGIGLVPDVGGTLLLAQAPGRMGEYLGLTGARMGAGDVLHAGFADYFIAQAEWPDLIAQLEENGDPFILDRAASTPPPSTLAEVQEEVDRLFHAESLSEIDAALAMSDSGFAAETVKTLRRNSPLSMACTLGMLRRLRGPDIGMVPALEQEYRFTARSLEKGDFIEGVRAAIIDKDRSPKWQHADWDVPQADIDAMLAPLGDNELKLEENS, encoded by the coding sequence ATGAGTGATATCCACATCCGCAAAGCGGGCCGCGCCGGACGCATCACGCTCACCCGGCCCAAAGCCCTGAACGCGCTGAGCTACGACATGTGCATCGCCATCGAAAAGGCGATCGACGACTGGCGCGATGACCCCGACGTGGCCGTGATCGTGCTGGATGCCGAGGGTGAAAAAGCCTTCTGCGCGGGCGGTGACGTGGCGCAGCTCTACCAAACGGGCAAGGATGGGGATTTCGACTTCGCCCGTCGTTTTTGGGCCGATGAATACCGGCTTAATAACAAACTGCACGGCTTTCCCAAGCCGGTGATCTCCTTCATGCAGGGCTTCACCATGGGCGGCGGGGTCGGCATCGGCTGCCACGGCTCGCACCGGGTGGTGAGCGAAAGCAGCAAGATCGCCATGCCCGAATGCGGCATCGGGCTGGTGCCCGACGTGGGCGGCACACTGCTGCTGGCACAGGCACCGGGACGGATGGGCGAATACCTTGGCCTCACCGGTGCGCGGATGGGCGCGGGCGACGTGCTCCACGCCGGTTTCGCGGATTATTTTATCGCGCAAGCCGAATGGCCCGATCTTATCGCGCAACTGGAAGAGAACGGTGATCCCTTCATTCTCGACCGCGCGGCAAGCACCCCGCCCCCGTCCACGCTCGCAGAGGTTCAAGAGGAGGTGGACCGCCTCTTTCATGCCGAAAGCCTCAGTGAAATCGACGCGGCGCTTGCGATGTCCGACAGCGGTTTCGCCGCAGAAACAGTGAAAACCCTGCGCCGCAACTCCCCCCTGTCGATGGCCTGCACGCTTGGGATGCTGCGCCGCCTGCGCGGCCCCGACATCGGCATGGTCCCGGCACTGGAACAGGAATACCGTTTTACCGCGCGGTCACTGGAAAAAGGCGATTTCATCGAAGGTGTGCGCGCCGCGATCATCGACAAGGACCGCAGCCCCAAATGGCAACACGCCGACTGGGACGTGCCGCAGGCCGATATCGACGCCATGCTCGCCCCCTTGGGCGACAACGAATTGAAGTTGGAGGAAAATTCATGA
- a CDS encoding acyl-CoA dehydrogenase family protein — translation MDFALNEEQTAIFDMAHAFGQENIAPHAHQWEKDGTIPKELWPEVGALGFGGLYVSEETGGAGLTRLDATLVFEALSMACPSVAAFLSIHNMCAKMLDTFASDEMKERVMPKVLTMETVLSYCLTEPGSGSDAAALKTRCARTNDGYTLNGTKAFISGGGYSDAYVTMVRTSDDGAKGVSTVYVEDGTPGLSFGGLEEKMGWRSQPTALVQFDDCKVGAENLVGEEGKGFKYAMAGLDGGRLNISACSLGAAQTALTKTLEYMGDRKAFGQSIDQFQGLQFRLADMEIELQAARTFLRQAAWKLDTGAPDATKFCAMAKKFVTETGSKVVDQCLQLHGGYGYLADYGIEKLVRDLRVHQILEGTNEIMRVIVARDMLKNR, via the coding sequence ATGGATTTCGCATTGAACGAGGAACAGACCGCCATTTTCGACATGGCCCATGCATTCGGGCAGGAGAATATCGCGCCCCACGCCCACCAATGGGAGAAAGACGGCACCATCCCCAAAGAGCTTTGGCCAGAGGTCGGCGCATTGGGGTTCGGCGGGCTTTATGTCTCTGAAGAGACCGGCGGCGCGGGGCTCACACGTCTGGACGCCACGCTGGTCTTTGAGGCGCTGTCGATGGCCTGCCCCTCGGTCGCGGCGTTCCTGTCGATCCACAACATGTGCGCCAAGATGCTCGACACCTTTGCCAGTGACGAGATGAAAGAACGCGTGATGCCCAAGGTGCTCACGATGGAAACCGTGCTGAGCTATTGCCTGACCGAACCGGGCTCCGGCTCAGATGCGGCGGCGCTCAAGACCCGTTGCGCGCGCACAAACGACGGCTACACGCTGAACGGCACCAAGGCTTTCATCTCAGGCGGGGGCTATTCGGATGCCTATGTCACCATGGTGCGTACGTCGGATGACGGCGCTAAGGGTGTCTCGACAGTCTATGTCGAGGATGGCACGCCGGGTCTCAGCTTTGGCGGGCTAGAAGAAAAGATGGGCTGGCGCAGCCAACCGACGGCGCTGGTGCAGTTTGATGACTGCAAGGTCGGTGCGGAGAACCTTGTTGGCGAAGAGGGCAAAGGCTTTAAATACGCGATGGCGGGCCTCGACGGTGGGCGGCTGAACATCTCGGCCTGCTCGCTCGGGGCCGCGCAAACTGCGCTGACCAAGACGCTGGAGTACATGGGCGACCGCAAAGCCTTTGGCCAGAGCATCGACCAGTTCCAGGGGCTGCAATTCCGCCTTGCCGATATGGAGATCGAGTTGCAAGCTGCGCGCACCTTCCTGCGCCAAGCGGCGTGGAAGCTCGACACTGGCGCGCCGGATGCGACCAAGTTCTGCGCCATGGCCAAGAAATTCGTGACCGAGACCGGCAGCAAGGTCGTCGACCAATGTCTGCAGTTGCACGGCGGCTATGGCTACCTTGCCGACTACGGGATCGAGAAACTGGTCCGCGACCTACGGGTGCACCAGATCCTTGAGGGCACGAATGAGATCATGCGCGTGATCGTTGCCCGCGACATGCTCAAGAACCGCTGA
- a CDS encoding carboxylate-amine ligase produces MQSTFTIGIEEEYLLVDKDSLALADVPDALMTACREALQDQVSPEFLACQIEIGTKPCETVAEAREDLRHLRRTIAELSDKHNLAPIAAGCHPFSDWKAQETTEKQRYTQLESELENIARRMLICGMHVHVGLEGDDLRIDLMPQLSYFLPHLLALSASSPFWQGEDSGLASYRMSVMDNMPRTGLPPQFDSWAEYQRTTDTLVDLDIIEDASKVWWDLRPSVHYPTLETRIFDVQPRMAHSLGLAGLTQALCRMLLRLRDANQSWRKYDRFLISENRWRAQRYGTRDSLIDFGDQKMKGFDTLFEEIVELLAEDAEALRCLDEVCALRDVVAKGTSAERQRKVWAEAPEGKGGEAVVRHLIEEYHADL; encoded by the coding sequence ATGCAGTCCACGTTCACCATCGGAATCGAAGAAGAATACCTGCTCGTTGATAAGGATTCATTGGCACTGGCCGATGTGCCCGACGCTCTGATGACCGCCTGCCGAGAGGCGCTGCAAGATCAGGTCAGCCCCGAGTTTCTTGCCTGCCAGATCGAGATCGGCACCAAACCCTGCGAGACTGTGGCCGAGGCCCGCGAAGATTTGCGCCACCTGCGCCGCACAATTGCCGAACTGTCAGACAAGCACAATCTCGCACCGATCGCCGCGGGTTGCCATCCGTTCTCAGATTGGAAGGCGCAGGAAACTACGGAAAAACAACGCTATACCCAGCTTGAAAGCGAATTGGAAAACATCGCTCGGCGGATGCTGATCTGTGGCATGCATGTCCATGTTGGCCTCGAAGGCGACGATCTGCGGATCGACCTGATGCCGCAGCTTTCCTATTTCCTGCCGCATCTGCTTGCGCTTTCCGCGTCCTCCCCCTTTTGGCAGGGCGAAGACAGCGGACTTGCCTCCTACCGCATGTCGGTGATGGACAACATGCCCCGCACCGGGCTGCCGCCGCAGTTTGACAGCTGGGCGGAATATCAGCGCACGACCGATACGCTCGTTGACTTGGATATTATCGAAGACGCTTCGAAAGTCTGGTGGGATCTGCGCCCGTCGGTTCATTACCCGACGCTGGAGACGCGTATTTTCGACGTGCAGCCGCGCATGGCCCATAGCTTGGGCTTGGCCGGACTGACCCAAGCGCTGTGCCGAATGCTCCTTAGGCTGCGCGACGCGAACCAGAGCTGGCGCAAATATGACCGTTTTCTGATCTCCGAAAACCGCTGGCGTGCCCAACGGTATGGCACGCGTGACAGCCTAATCGATTTTGGCGATCAAAAGATGAAGGGCTTTGACACCCTTTTCGAAGAGATCGTCGAACTGCTGGCCGAGGACGCCGAAGCGCTTCGCTGTCTCGATGAGGTCTGCGCCCTGCGCGATGTCGTCGCTAAGGGCACATCGGCTGAGCGGCAGCGCAAAGTCTGGGCCGAAGCGCCCGAGGGTAAGGGCGGCGAGGCCGTCGTGCGCCATCTGATCGAGGAATACCACGCCGATCTGTGA
- a CDS encoding CoA-acylating methylmalonate-semialdehyde dehydrogenase, with protein MQEMTHYLNGEHVKGTSGRFADVMNPATGEVQAKVPLANGDELNKAVEYAQAAQPKWAATNPQRRARVLMKFVALLNRDMDKLAEALSREHGKTLPDAAGDVQRGLEVVEYCIGAPELLKGDFTDSAGPGIDMYSMRQALGVTAGITPFNFPAMIPMWMFAPAIACGNAFILKPSERDPSVPLMLAELLEEAGLPKGIIQVVNGDKEAVDAILHHDVIQSVGFVGSTPIAEYIYATGCANGKRVQCFGGAKNHMIIMPDADMDQAADALIGAGYGAAGERCMAISVAVPVGDETADRLIEKLVPRIEKLKVGPYTSGNDVDYGPVVTAAAKANIERLVQSGIDQGAELVVDGRDFKLQGYENGYFVGPHLFDRATKDMDIYQQEIFGPVLTCVRAKDYEEAIGLAMDHEYGNGTAIFTRDGDAARDFANRINVGMVGVNVPIPVPLAYHTFGGWKKSVFGDLNQHGPDAFKFYTRTKTVTARWPSGIKEGGEFSIPVME; from the coding sequence ATGCAAGAGATGACCCACTACCTGAACGGCGAACATGTCAAAGGCACCTCCGGGCGCTTTGCCGATGTGATGAACCCCGCCACCGGCGAAGTGCAGGCCAAAGTGCCGCTCGCCAATGGTGACGAGTTGAACAAAGCCGTGGAATACGCCCAGGCTGCGCAGCCCAAATGGGCCGCCACCAACCCGCAGCGCCGCGCCCGCGTGCTGATGAAATTCGTGGCCCTTCTGAACCGCGACATGGACAAACTGGCCGAGGCGCTGAGCCGTGAGCACGGCAAGACCCTGCCCGACGCCGCTGGTGACGTGCAGCGTGGCCTTGAAGTGGTGGAATACTGCATCGGCGCGCCGGAACTGCTGAAAGGTGATTTCACCGACAGCGCCGGCCCCGGCATCGACATGTACTCCATGCGCCAAGCGCTTGGTGTGACCGCAGGCATCACGCCCTTCAACTTCCCTGCAATGATCCCGATGTGGATGTTCGCCCCCGCCATCGCTTGCGGCAACGCCTTCATCCTCAAGCCGTCCGAGCGTGACCCCTCCGTCCCTCTGATGCTGGCCGAACTGCTGGAAGAAGCCGGTCTGCCCAAGGGCATCATCCAAGTCGTCAATGGCGACAAAGAAGCGGTCGATGCGATCCTGCACCATGACGTGATCCAGTCGGTGGGCTTTGTGGGCTCGACCCCGATTGCCGAATACATCTATGCCACCGGCTGTGCCAACGGCAAGCGCGTGCAGTGTTTCGGCGGTGCCAAGAACCACATGATCATCATGCCCGACGCAGATATGGACCAAGCCGCAGACGCGCTGATCGGCGCGGGCTACGGTGCCGCTGGCGAACGCTGCATGGCGATTTCCGTGGCCGTGCCGGTGGGCGACGAAACTGCCGACCGTCTGATCGAGAAGTTGGTGCCGCGCATCGAAAAGCTGAAAGTCGGCCCCTACACCTCCGGCAATGACGTAGACTACGGCCCGGTTGTGACCGCTGCCGCCAAGGCCAATATCGAACGTTTGGTGCAGTCCGGTATCGACCAAGGTGCAGAACTGGTTGTCGATGGCCGCGACTTCAAACTGCAAGGCTATGAGAACGGCTATTTCGTCGGCCCGCATCTGTTTGACCGCGCGACCAAGGACATGGACATCTACCAGCAGGAAATCTTTGGCCCCGTGCTGACCTGCGTCCGCGCCAAGGACTACGAAGAGGCGATCGGCCTTGCCATGGACCACGAGTATGGCAACGGCACCGCGATCTTCACCCGTGACGGCGACGCGGCGCGTGACTTTGCCAACCGGATCAATGTCGGCATGGTCGGCGTCAACGTGCCGATCCCTGTGCCGCTGGCCTACCACACCTTTGGCGGCTGGAAGAAATCCGTCTTTGGCGATTTGAACCAGCACGGCCCGGATGCGTTTAAATTCTACACCCGCACCAAGACCGTGACGGCCCGCTGGCCGTCGGGCATTAAAGAGGGTGGCGAGTTCTCCATCCCCGTGATGGAGTGA
- a CDS encoding LysR family transcriptional regulator, whose protein sequence is MDQNWDDLRLFLAVAREESLSGAGKLLRLDPATLGRRMARLEKALQTVLFVKSPQGYMLTEAGSDLMQRAERAEQAMRAATAGVPVQSDQLSGQIRVGAPDGAANYLLPQVCAAIAAKNPDLDVQIIALPRVFNLSRREADMAIGVSAPTAGRLVVQKVTDYHLHLAAAESYLARHPEVNSVGDLQGHRMVGYIPDMIFDRELDYLADLGISRVALASNSVSVQVRMIQQGGGIGIAHDFSLAATQGVRRILTQAVSLKRAFYLIRHADDRRNARLAAFAEALAAGLRAETARLEAEAAQKTAPKA, encoded by the coding sequence ATGGATCAGAATTGGGACGACCTCCGGTTGTTTCTAGCCGTGGCGCGCGAAGAGAGTCTGTCGGGCGCGGGCAAGCTGCTGCGGCTTGATCCGGCAACGCTGGGCCGCCGCATGGCGCGGTTGGAAAAGGCGCTGCAGACCGTGCTCTTCGTCAAATCACCCCAAGGCTATATGCTGACCGAAGCGGGCAGTGACCTTATGCAGCGGGCAGAGCGGGCCGAGCAGGCGATGCGCGCCGCCACCGCCGGCGTGCCGGTGCAAAGCGATCAACTCTCGGGGCAGATCCGGGTCGGCGCGCCCGATGGGGCGGCGAACTATCTGTTGCCGCAGGTCTGTGCGGCCATCGCGGCAAAAAACCCCGATCTGGACGTGCAGATCATCGCATTGCCGCGCGTCTTTAACCTGTCCCGGCGCGAGGCGGATATGGCGATCGGGGTGAGCGCGCCCACGGCAGGGCGGCTGGTGGTACAGAAAGTGACGGACTACCACCTCCATCTTGCGGCCGCGGAAAGCTATCTCGCACGCCACCCCGAGGTGAACTCGGTCGGCGATCTGCAAGGGCACCGGATGGTTGGCTATATCCCGGATATGATCTTTGATCGGGAGTTGGACTACCTCGCCGACCTCGGCATCAGCCGCGTGGCCTTGGCGTCAAATTCCGTCTCCGTTCAGGTGCGGATGATCCAGCAGGGCGGCGGGATAGGCATTGCACATGACTTTTCGCTTGCCGCAACCCAAGGCGTGCGGCGCATTCTGACGCAGGCCGTCAGCCTCAAGCGGGCCTTTTACCTGATCCGCCATGCCGACGACCGTCGCAACGCCCGGCTGGCGGCTTTTGCCGAGGCGCTGGCCGCCGGGCTTCGGGCCGAGACTGCCCGGCTGGAGGCCGAAGCCGCGCAGAAGACTGCGCCAAAAGCTTGA